A stretch of Fusarium fujikuroi IMI 58289 draft genome, chromosome FFUJ_chr10 DNA encodes these proteins:
- a CDS encoding related to integral membrane protein PTH11, translating into MDQNDSGTAANMVFRRGYVPVSEIPTNATQQTGIAIIFLMTSLAFVTWIARMYSRFSKKQIGIDDWFVTVAMLFSIGLHVPYYYFFRYEYIGFHTKDLPKSYDIEPVLFYNWIMQVLYNPILALVKSSILFFLLRLGGHNRGIRWTIYGLNAFNVALMIAIFLTVVFQTIPINAFWDLSIKPERQIDGPAFYISSAIITIITDFLVLLIPFWIFLGLKMRIAAKVGLIVVFLMGGVVTIVAILRVIELHKKFYVKGYDSRHSLGDTLSSIEVNLAIIACCGPALRPLFRRMFPRLFSGKSTNDTGKYNTPSRYGNGTAGVSSFHLKDMHRSRTQTEIRGYSPNGSEEEIMTYNGILRTTAVDIKYGDAHSTDTDQVDKTVRGPTPP; encoded by the exons ATGGACCAAAATGACAGCGGCACAGCTGCCAACATGGTCTTCCGACGTGGTTATGTGCCGGTCTCGGAAATACCAACGAATGCGACTCAGCAAACTGGAATTGCGATTATTTTTCTCATGACGTCTCTTGCTTTCGTCACATGGATTGCCCGCATGTACTCCCGATTTAGTAAGAAGCAAATCGGTATCG ATGACTGGTTCGTCACAGTCGCAATG CTGTTTTCTATCGGACTACATGTCCCGTATTACTACT TTTTCAGATACGAATACATCGGCTTCCATACTAAAGATCTTCCCAAGTCTTATGACATCGAGCCTGTCTTGTTTTACAACTGGATAATGCAGGTCCTTTACAATCCTATCCTGGCTCTAGTAAAGTCATcgattcttttcttccttcttcgaCTTGGAGGCCATAATCGTGGTATCAGATGGACCATCTACGGCCTAAACGCATTTAATGTGGCGTTGATGATTGCGATCTTCTTGACTGTGGTATTCCAAACCATTCCTATCAATGCGTTCTGGGACCTGTCTATAAAGCCAGAACGTCAGATTGATGGACCAGCGTTCTACATCTCATCGGCTATCATCACAATTATTACGGATTTTCTTGTTCTCTTGATTCCGTTTTGGATTTTCCTGGGTCTCAAGATGCGGATCGCTGCAAAAGTTGGTTTAATAGTGGTATTTCTCATGGGCGGCGT AGTAACAATTGTGGCTATTCTTCGTGTGATCGAACTGCATAAGAAGTTCTACGTCAAAGGATACGACTCTAGACACTCGCTTGGTGACACCCTGAGCAGTATCGAAGTCAATCTCGCCATCATTGCTTGCTGCGGCCCTGCTCTGCGTCCACTGTTTCGCAGAATGTTTCCTCGTCTATTTTCCGGAAAAAGTACTAATGATACTGGGAAATATAACACGCCAAGTCGCTACGGAAACGGCACAGCTGGCGTGTCGTCTTTTCATCTCAAGGATATGCATCGAAGTAGAACACAGACTGAGATTCGTGGATATTCACCTAATGGaagtgaagaggagatcaTGACATACAATGGCATTCTCCGGACGACTGCT GTGGATATTAAATATGGTGATGCACATTCAACAGACACTGACCAAGTGGACAAAACCGTGAGAGGACCTACGCCACCGTGA
- a CDS encoding related to isoamyl alcohol oxidase produces the protein MLVTPSLLGSLLALLVSQSGTAYAADSEQTSEVGETVKGDYLAEEKFQLTDASLPQIDEIDPDHASLFYPENVSTKRRSLSSRTATKCKTFPGDFLWPKEPVWKLLDLITGGALVKTVPIAASCYDNLGVYDKTRCSYVTDNWFNSSLHIADPTSVMWPLYQGRTCQPGEQIEGNCTLGGYPSYVVDAQNVAHIQLAVNLARSLNMRLVIKNTGHDFNGRSAGAGALSIWTHRFKGIQFFKSYKTKSYSGPALKVGAGVIGSELYQAADKYGVTAVGGEGLSVGFAGGYLAGGGHSPMSPLYGMGADQILSIDVVTADGQFVTANQNENTDLFWALSGGGGSTFGVVTSYTVKAFPKINASIMTFSFGTSDTVSYDTFWKAVKAYWKAIPTFNDAGNYEYWGVFHGAGEDLIFSFFPWFAPNHTLAELKALTAPLFKTWKDLGIEPDVVASEHDSFYGAWSAGFPREVVGGAKTKTAGRLFPTENLVDPAKFDKTFDALKSLSDKGGQVIGFGITGGPGPYPDNAVNPAWRGAAMWAISVIDFPEGSSWDVVAEKSKTLTNDWMKPWRDVTPGGGAYASEADVTEPNFQQSFYGAAKYKKLLTIKDKVDPNGLFYALQGVGSERWYVTDQVPGVPTQNGRLCRV, from the exons ATGCTCGTCACTCCCAGCCTTTTGGGCAGCCTCCTCGCCCTACTGGTCTCCCAGAGCGGCACAGCCTACGCTGCTGACTCGGAACAGACCAGTGAGGTCGGCGAGACTGTCAAGGGTGATTACTTGGCTGAGGAGAAGTTTCAGCTCACGGACGCCTCACTTCCCCAGATTGATGAGATCGATCCCGACCACGCCTCACTTTTCTACCCTGAGAATGTCTCCACCAAGCGTCGAAGTCTAAGTTCTCGTACTGCCACGAAATGCAAGACCTTCCCTGGAGACTTTCTCTGGCCGAAGGAGCCTGTTTGGAAGttgcttgacttgatcaCTGGTGGCGCTCTTGTCAAGACTGTTCCCATTGCAGCGTCATGCTACGATAACCTTGGTGTTTACGACAAGACTCGATGTAGCTATGTCACCGACAACTGGTTCAACTCGTCTCTGCA TATCGCCGACCCAACCTCAGTCATGTGGCCCTTGTACCAAGGTCGTACATGTCAACCGGGCGAGCAAATCGAAGGAAATTGCACCCTTGGTGGCTACCCATCCTACGTCGTCGATGCGCAGAACGTTGCTCATATACAATTGGCTGTGAACCTTGCCCGCTCGCTTAATATGCGACTGGTCATCAAGAACACTGGCCACGATTTCAATGGGCGATCTGCCGGTGCCGGGGCTTTGTCGATCTGGACCCATCGCTTCAAGGGTATCCAGTTCTTCAAGAGCTACAAGACCAAGTCTTACAGTGGGCCTGCCCTTAAGGTTGGAGCTGGTGTTATTGGCTCTGAGCTCTATCAGGCAGCTGATAAGTATGGTGTTACTGCCGTTGGAGGTGAAGGTTTGAGCGTCGGCTTTGCTGGAGGATATCTAGCTGGCGGTGGACACTCGCCCATGTCCCCTCTCTACGGCATGGGTGCCGATCAG ATTCTCAGCATCGACGTCGTAACTGCAGATGGCCAATTTGTCACTGCCAACCAGAACGAGAACACCGACCTCTTCTGGGCCCTCAGCGGCGGTGGTGGAAGTACATTCGGTGTCGTGACCTCATACACCGTCAAGGCATTCCCCAAGATTAATGCTTCCATCATGACATTCTCTTTCGGCACCAGTGACACCGTCTCTTATGATACCTTCTGGAAGGCTGTAAAGGCTTACTGGAAGGCTATTCCTACTTTCAACGATGCTGGTAACTATGAGTACTGGGGTGTCTTCCATGGAGCAGGCGAGGACCtcatcttttctttcttcccttgGTTTGCGCCTAACCACACTCTTGCTGAACTGAAAGCTTTGACTGCACCTCTTTTCAAGACCTGGAAGGACCTGGGTATCGAGCCTGACGTCGTTGCGTCTGAGCATGATAGTTTTTACGGAGCCTGGTCAGCTGGCTTCCCTCGAGAGGTTGTTGGCGGTGCTAAGACCAAGACTGCTGGTCGTCTCTTCCCTAC TGAGAACCTTGTTGACCCAGCCAAATTCGACAAGACCTTTGATGCACTCAAGAGTCTTTCTGATAAGGGTGGACAGGTGATTGGCTTTGGCATTACTGGAGGGCCAGGCCCTTACCCAGATAACGCTGTCAACCCTGCTTGGCGAGGCGCTGCTATGTGGGCTATCTCTGTCATTGACTTTCCCGAGGGCAGCTCATGGgatgttgttgctgagaagagcaagacaCTGACGAATGATTGGATGAAGCCATGGAGGGATGTGACACCCGGCGGAGGTGCATACGCCTCTGAGGCTGATGTGACTGAGCCTAACTTCCAGCAGTCCTTCTACGGTGCTGCTAAGTATAAGAAGcttctcaccatcaaggATAAAGTCGATCCTAATGGTCTGTTCTATGCGCTTCAGGGTGTTGGTAGCGAGCGATGGTATGTCACGGACCAGGTTCCTGGTGTGCCTACCCAAAATGGTCGTCTCTGTCGCGTGTAG
- a CDS encoding probable polyketide synthase, which produces MTKSETITVASGSQTPGSGQGSQNEQKMVYANAATPDEDPLCIVGMACRLPGGIRSPDDLWDFMIQKKSAYGPVPADRYNINGFYHPQSNRSGSTNVPGGYFINEDVRQFDNAFFDINNLEATYMDPQQRKILEVVYECLVSSGTSMEAVAGSNTGVYVANFTVDYQPLQLRDPDYLHRYVTTGSGATIMSNRISHVFNLHGPSLSVDTACSSSIYAFHQAIKAIKAGDCDNAIVASANLILSPEPHIAAAKSGVLSSTGMCLTFDESANGYGRAEGVNAIYIKRLSAAVKDGNPDAKLDVAGTDYVECHGTGTAVGDPIEVEATGRVFDRGSGNQLLLGSVKTNVGHSEAASGLTSVLKVVQSFEKGQIPPTRGIVNLNPKLVLAERNLMIAQDARDWPRSLRRASINSFGYGGANAHIILESAESYLANKHPMGPSMTNAAISRQQRTVALPLSASSPYSLKALADDISSRLPRLGLANEIDSLAYTLTKGRDHLSHRTFILANLDKSGKILRSMRTTGDGDFHAMKPLPLGFVFTGQGAQYPGMAKELLASSELFCSTIRRLDSVLQALAPEHAPDWTLEETISDSSTTLINEVERSQPVCTAVQIAIVELLHSWGVQCNAVVGHSSGEIAAAYCAGIISASQAITVAYFRGYAAGKLTTSGSMMAVGLSDAAAEILIESKGLADQIRVACVNAPESVTLSGSHEGIQVLKQALENDNRFCRLLQTGGRAYHSSMMEEVGGLYEELLIPPFDEKAVRDGITCRPVGAVTMFSSVGPSIREKTPDMPVYWRMNLEQPVQFSSAISSMISGEGNLHLIEIGPHSALEGPIKQIRKHLQLTEASLPYSSALVRKQDADQCVKTLAGKLFSHGHSVNWDAVNTLPSMGLRILHELAPYPWDYTRNQGVLWSEPRASYEMRNRKFLRHELLGTRALTGNDIDYTWRNLLRLGEIPWLKDHCLEDQIVFPATGYMAMAIEALSQILDAKAKPAEEVSFEFRNVNISAALQIPSQERDVYSRDTDLELHTTMSGSKISNTTSSVDWHEFSISSWQAGRTMLHCMGNIRLTKPLTARDKHSVTLSEIDGFDKWSMNKWYAKWHEEGLCFGPHFRSLHSLQTDGGRSRRETIGITKLEPPLDGRGGTRYTLHPITMDAAIQAAALSTAAGHVDSLRAWLPVFISECRIQAPSSSVDVDVEIQATSEETGLSSRSISATVRDSTGKPVIDYTGLRVSLYTGKTATTVDQSTISQGGKNPPSDLYTQRNPTLRVTWKPDIQRLDPSGEDSMRSYITAFVDQQTEDVRDYESLSVMSALLDLAGHKNPRMRVLELGVDELVYKAKHWQSTLSKDTAFSRCRSWHVGTLTADGDVSLEPEDGKDPFDHDTSKQFWDRFPRRLSDLLSDQGIIITRTTSITATEFKASGFDVLDAGNQISLGVRPLQMPGTVPRNVFIVRAENASATVIELGEAISATLSGQVGISHVTSIKFHEVDTAEITDVDICISLLEMENEFLATMNSEDMERLRSITSTTTNLLWITGANMLGPTPNPNLTLSNGLSRALMLEQPALRFSILDVGSLADLNTELICSDVIKVLGRVHDRDDCEFIQMDGLLHISRYCPDIQLNSLFRRRLGLHAGRSLEPLASSHPARLSIDSIGAMDSLFFQTLSEPTSHAALDPGYVDVNVRAVSLNAKDVYAMSGRVDTQNMTTAFDFSGLVTAVGPDVSHVAVGDRVVVSAPHHLGTAVRVPAGSAHKMTSDEEFTVMPSMMVIYPTALYALNDRAHLRAGESILIHAGSGGLGIAAIILARRIGATVYTTVGSDVKREYLINELSVPSSHIFNSRDSTFVQGVMSATSGRGVNVILNSLVGDLMHDSWRCLADFGRFVEVGKRELVDAGRLDMSMFLRNATFTAFDLSELFYSQDQFHRSIWDRLISETLKLYRDGEIQPPPIKVFDVSQIAQAYRSFLGKDRVGKIVISMEDQQARVPVAPPLYLSVFDPEKVYLLVGCLGGLGRSLSRWMMTRGARRFVFLGRSGADRPSARQLISRLEKAGATVEVVRGDVCNLSDVTKAVEACVSAGRHIGGIVQAAMGLSESLFTSMSNEAWHTGIDPKWQGTWNLHNALQVHVDKDQTKEPDFFLLTSSVSGTVGTATESNYCSANGFLDAFARWRRSRGQACVSVGLGMISEVGYLHENPEIESLLLRKGIQPLNEDAFLQIVDLALNSEQGGRIDDSHLLTGLESAAIRELSAQGFDVTSHGVLNEARSSILLASVLAEKEAQDVVPQDGHVAVVTAAEWFKSISSALSPVFASVADSATLHIAIMQLIKTRFSNLILVPTDQISEDKPLPNFGVDSMIASEFRSWFWAVLRIDIPFLDIMSTKTTLGTLAELVEGKL; this is translated from the exons ATGACCAAGTCCGAGACTATCACCGTAGCATCTGGCTCTCAGACCCCTGGCAGCGGTCAGGGATCTCAAAACGAGCAGAAGATGGTCTATGCGAATGCAGCAACTCCAGATGAGGACCCTCTATGCATTGTTGGGATGG CATGTCGATTGCCCGGTGGTATCCGCTCCCCAGACGACCTCTGGGACTTCATGATCCAAAAGAAATCAGCCTACGGACCTGTGCCAGCTGACCGATACAACATCAATGGATTCTACCATCCTCAAAGCAACCGAAGCGGCAGCACGAATGTCCCCGGAGGATACTTCATTAACGAGGACGTCAGACAGTTTGACAATGCCTTCTttgacatcaacaaccttgAGGCCACGTACATGGATCCACAGCAACGCAAGATTCTCGAGGTCGTGTACGAATGTCTTGTGAGCTCGGGTACTTCTATGGAAGCTGTCGCTGGCTCCAATACTGGCGTCTACGTGGCAAACTTCACGGTGGACTATCAGCCTCTGCAGCTGAGGGATCCTGATTATCTGCATAGATATGTAACGACTGGATCAGGAGCCACTATCATGTCAAACCGGATTAGCCATGTTTTCAACCTCCATGGACCAAG TCTGTCGGTAGATACTGCCTGCTCTTCGTCAATCTACGCCTTCCACCAAGCTATCAAGGCAATCAAGGCGGGAGACTGTGACAACGCGATCGTGGCCAGCGCCAACCTGATCTTATCACCAGAGCCTCACATTGCTGCTGCCAAGAGCGGAGTCCTCTCATCCACAGGCATGTGTCTTACATTCGACGAATCCGCCAATGGCTATGGTCGAGCTGAAGGTGTTAATGCTATCTATATCAAGCGCCTATCCGCTGCAGTCAAGGATGGAAACCCT GATGCCAAATTGGACGTTGCAGGGACTGATTATGTCGAATGCCATGGTACTGGAACTGCTGTTGGTGATCCTATAGAGGTGGAGGCCACTGGGAGAGTCTTTGATCGAGGCTCAGGCAACCAACTTCTGCTTGGATCG GTCAAAACAAACGTCGGGCATAGTGAAGCAGCAAGTGGCCTCACATCCGTGCTCAAGGTTGTCCAATCCTTCGAGAAGGGACAGATCCCCCCAACTCGAGGCATCGTTAACCTCAATCCCAAAT TGGTTCTTGCTGAGCGCAATTTAATGATTGCGCAGGATGCTCGCGACTGGCCACGAAGTCTTCGTCGCGCAAGCATCAATTCCTTTGGCTACGGCGGTGCCAATGCTCATATCATTCTTGAGTCAGCTGAGAGCTATCTTGCCAACAAACATCCAATGGGGCCATCCATGACCAACGCAGCGATATCAAGACAACAGAGAACCGTAGCTTTGCCTCTATCGGCTAGCTCGCCGTACTCTCTGAAAGCGCTAGCCGATGATATCTCCTCGAGGCTCCCTCGGCTCGGTCTTGCTAACGAGATTGACTCATTGGCTTATACTCTTACCAAAGGGCGCGACCACCTTAGTCACAGAACCTTTATTCTGGCAAATCTTGACAAGAGCGGCAAGATCTTAAGATCAATGCGAACAACGGGTGATGGTGATTTCCACGCTATGAAGCCGCTGCCACTTGGCTTTGTATTCACAGGGCAAGGTGCACAGTATCCAGGCATGGCCAAGGAGTTACTCGCTAGCTCTGAACTTTTCTGTTCAACAATCCGCCGCCTCGACTCTGTGCTTCAAGCGCTCGCCCCTGAACACGCTCCAGATTGGACATTGGAAGAGACTATCTCAGACTCCAGCACAACCCTCATCAACGAGGTCGAGCGTAGCCAGCCAGTCTGCACAGCTGTTCAAATCGCCATTGTCGAGCTACTTCACAGCTGGGGTGTTCAGTGTAACGCAGTTGTCGGGCACTCCTCTGGCGAGATAGCAGCAGCTTACTGTGCCGGGATAATCAGTGCCTCGCAAGCCATCACTGTAGCCTACTTTCGAGGGTACGCTGCAGGTAAATTGACGACCAGCGGTTCTATGATGGCAGTTGGACTGagtgatgctgctgctgagatttTGATCGAGAGCAAGGGACTCGCAGATCAGATCCGTGTGGCATGCGTCAATGCCCCCGAGAGCGTCACATTGAGTGGTTCCCATGAAGGGATTCAAGTACTCAAACAGGCGCTGGAAAACGACAACAGGTTTTGCCGTCTGTTGCAAACAGGCGGTCGTGCTTACCATTCCTCCATGATGGAGGAAGTAGGTGGTTTATACGAAGAGCTACTTATCCCTCCTtttgatgagaaggctgTGAGAGATGGCATTACTTGCCGACCTGTTGGTGCAGTCACAATGTTCTCATCCGTAGGCCCCAGTATCCGGGAGAAGACACCCGATATGCCCGTGTATTGGAGAATGAACTTGGAACAGCCTGTTCAGTTCAGCTCCGCTATCTCAAGCATGATCTCAGGCGAGGGCAATTTACATCTTATCGAGATTGGTCCACACTCAGCCCTTGAAGGGCCGATAAAGCAAATCCGaaagcatcttcaacttACTGAAGCATCACTTCCCTATTCATCAGCTCTAGTCAGAAAGCAAGATGCCGACCAGTGCGTCAAGACGCTTGCCGGAAAGCTCTTTTCCCACGGACATTCTGTGAACTGGGATGCCGTCAACACTCTGCCTAGCATGGGGCTAAGGATCCTTCATGAGCTCGCTCCTTACCCATGGGACTACACGCGGAATCAAGGTGTACTCTGGAGTGAGCCCCGAGCCAGCTACGAAATGCGAAATAGAAAGTTTCTGCGCCATGAACTCCTTGGTACCCGCGCTCTTACAGGTAATGATATTGACTACACGTGGCGGAATCTATTGCGTCTTGGCGAAATACCTTGGCTGAAGGACCATTGCCTAGAAGATCAGATCGTCTTCCCTGCAACAGGTTACATGGCCATGGCTATCGAGGCTCTTTCTCAGATCCTCGACGCAAAGGCGAAACCGGCAGAAGAGGTCTCTTTTGAGTTCCGCAACGTGAATATCAGTGCTGCGCTGCAGATCCCCAGTCAGGAGAGAGATGTCTATTCGAGGGACACTGACCTGGAACTCCATACCACCATGTCTGGCAGCAAGATCTCTAACACTACTAGTTCCGTTGACTGGCATGAGTTTTCTATCTCATCTTGGCAGGCTGGAAGAACCATGCTTCACTGCATGGGTAACATTCGATTGACCAAACCTCTGACAGCTCGAGATAAGCACAGTGTTACGTTATCTGAGATCGATGGTTTTGACAAATGGTCCATGAACAAGTGGTATGCCAAATGGCATGAGGAAGGTCTCTGTTTTGGTCCTCACTTCAGGTCTCTTCACAGCTTACAGACTGATGGGGGACGAAGCCGACGGGAGACAATTGGAATCACAAAACTTGAACCCCCTCTTGACGGACGTGGCGGCACACGTTACACTCTTCACCCCATCACCATGGACGCAGCTATCCAAGCAGCTGCTTTGAGCACTGCGGCAGGTCATGTCGATTCTTTGAGGGCATGGTTGCCAGTCTTCATCTCGGAGTGTAGAATACAGGCTCCGTCAAGCAGTGTCGATGTTGACGTTGAGATTCAAGCCACTTCAGAAGAAACCGGCTTATCCAGCAGATCTATCTCGGCTACAGTACGAGATTCGACTGGGAAACCTGTTATAGACTACACCGGACTACGAGTTTCTTTGTACACCGGAAAGACTGCAACTACGGTCGATCAGTCCACTATAAGCCAAGGAGGCAAAAACCCTCCAAGCGACTTGTATACACAGCGAAACCCAACTCTAAGAGTGACGTGGAAACCTGACATTCAGCGTCTCGATCCGAGTGGAGAGGATAGTATGAGGAGCTACATCACCGCTTTCGTGGATCAACAAACGGAAGATGTGCGTGATTACGAGAGTCTATCCGTGATGAGCGCacttcttgatctcgctgGACACAAGAACCCACGGATGCGTGTTCTCGAGCTAGGTGTCGATGAGCTGGTTTACAAGGCAAAGCACTGGCAATCGACCTTGTCCAAAGATACGGCCTTTTCAAGGTGTCGGTCCTGGCATGTAGGAACCTTGACAGCGGACGGGGACGTATCGCTGGAACCAGAGGATGGAAAGGATCCATTTGAT CACGATACTTCAAAGCAATTCTGGGATCGGTTTCCCAGACGGCTCAGCGACCTACTCTCAGATCAGGGCATCATTATCACTCGTACGACAAGTATCACCGCGACCGAGTTCAAAGCGTCTGGCTTCGATGTCTTGGATGCCGGGAACCAGATCTCACTAGGCGTACGTCCTCTTCAGATGCCAGGCACCGTCCCCAGAAATGTTTTCATTGTG CGTGCCGAAAATGCTTCCGCCACTGTTATAGAACTTGGCGAGGCTATATCAGCAACACTGTCGGGACAAGTCGGTATATCTCATGTCACCAGCATCAAGTTCCACGAGGTAGATACTGCCGAGATCACCGATGTTGACATATGTATCTCCCTGCTCGAAATGGAAAACGAGTTCCTAGCTACTATGAACTCAGAGGACATGGAAAGACTACGCTCCATAACATCTACGACGACGAATCTCTTATGGATTACTGGCGCAAACATGCTCGGCCCTACACCAAATCCCAACTTGACGCTTTCGAACGGTCTGTCCCGCGCGCTTATGCTTGAACAACCTGCACTGCGCTTCTCTATCCTGGATGTTGGGTCACTCGCTGATCTTAACACGGAGTTGATATGCTCAGATGTTATTAAAGTCCTTGGCCGTGTGCATGACAGAGACGACTGCGAGTTCATACAAATGGATGGACTTCTGCATATCAGCAGATACTGTCCCGACATCCAGCTCAATTCACTCTTCCGACGGCGCCTTGGACTTCATGCTGGTAGGAGTTTGGAACCCCTAGCGAGTTCCCATCCAGCACGACTATCGATTGATAGCATTGGCGCTATGGATTCGCTCTTTTTCCAGACGTTGTCTGAGCCTACTTCTCATGCCGCTTTGGATCCGGGCTATGTAGATGTCAACGTGAGAGCCGTCAGTCTCAACGCCAAAGACGTCTACGCCATGAGCGGGCGCGTGGACACGCAGAACATGACTACGGCATTTGACTTCTCAGGCCTCGTCACAGCAGTTGGCCCAGATGTCAGCCATGTCGCAGTCGGCGATCGTGTTGTTGTATCAGCACCTCACCATCTTGGAACAGCTGTTCGTGTACCAGCCGGAAGTGCACATAAAATGACATCTGATGAGGAATTTACTGTGATGCCTTCCATGATGGTCATATATCCCACTGCGTTGTACGCCCTGAACGACCGTGCCCACTTACGTGCAGGAGAGTCTATACTCATACACGCTGGTTCCGGAGGTCTTGGCATTGCTGCCATCATTCTCGCCCGCAGGATAGGGGCTACTGTGTACACCACCGTTGGCTCTGACGTCAAGCGCGAGTATCTCATCAACGAGTTATCCGTTCCGTCTTCgcacatcttcaactcccGCGACTCAACCTTTGTCCAAGGCGTCATGAGCGCAACCAGCGGTCGAGGAGTCAACGTCATTCTCAACTCCCTAGTTGGCGATCTGATGCACGATAGCTGGCGTTGCTTAGCCGACTTTGGACGTTTCGTCGAAGTTGGGAAGCGTGAGCTCGTTGATGCTGGAAGATTAGATATGAGCATGTTTCTTCGCAACGCCACTTTCACCGCATTCGATCTCTCCGAGCTGTTCTACTCTCAGGACCAGTTCCATCGATCTATCTGGGACAGACTCATAAGCGAGACGTTAAAGCTCTATCGTGATGGAGAGATTCAGCCGCCTCCGATCAAGGTGTTTGATGTTAGTCAGATAGCACAGGCATATCGAAGTTTCTTGGGCAAGGATCGGGTGGGCAAGATTGTGATTTCGATGGAGGATCAGCAAGCTCGAGTGCCG GTCGCCCCACCTCTGTATCTGAGTGTCTTTGACCCTGAGAAGGTATATCTTCTCGTCGGGTGCCTTGGTGGACTGGGACGTAGTTTAAGtcgatggatgatgacacgCGGCGCTCGCAGGTTTGTGTTCCTGGGTCGTTCAGGTGCCGACCGACCGAGTGCACGCCAGCTTATCTCCAGGCTCGAAAAGGCCGGTGCTACGGTGGAGGTAGTTCGAGGCGACGTCTGCAACTTATCTGATGTCACAAAAGCAGTTGAAGCTTGCGTCAGTGCGGGCAGACATATAGGTGGTATAGTCCAAGCAGCTATGGGACTTTCCGAATCTCTCTTCACCAGCATGTCCAATGAGGCTTGGCACACCGGCATCGATCCCAAGTGGCAAGGAACATGGAACCTTCACAACGCACTCCAGGTCCATGTCGATAAAGACCAAACCAAGGAGCcagacttcttcctcctcacctCCTCTGTTTCAGGGACTGTTGGCACAGCTACCGAAAGCAACTACTGCTCGGCCAACGGCTTTCTCGATGCTTTTGCTCGATGGCGTCGGTCTCGCGGACAAGCCTGTGTTTCGGTTGGTCTAGGTATGATCTCGGAAGTGGGCTATCTGCACGAGAACCCTGAGATCGAGAGCTTGCTTCTGCGCAAAGGCATTCAGCCTCTCAACGAAGATGCGTTCTTGCAGATCGTCGATCTTGCACTGAATAGCGAGCAAGGTGGTCGAATTGATGACTCGCATCTACTAACAGGCCTGGAGTCTGCTGCAATCCGCGAGCTGAGTGCTCAAGGGTTCGATGTCACCAGCCACGGTGTCCTAAACGAAGCACGCTCCTCTATCCTACTAGCCTCCGTTTTAGCTGAAAAAGAGGCTCAGGATGTAGTTCCTCAGGATGGTCACGTAGCTGTTGTAACAGCTGCAGAGTGGTTCAAGAGCATTTCCTCGGCTCTGTCACCCGTCTTCGCCTCGGTTGCAGACTCTGCTACCTTGCACATCGCAATCATGCAGCTGATCAAGACGCGCTTCTCTAACCTGATCCTAGTTCCTACAGACCAAATCAGTGAGGATAAGCCGCTGCCTaactttggtgttgatagcaTGATTGCGTCGGAGTTTCGCTCGTGGTTCTGGGCAGTTTTACGGATAGACATCCCCTTCTTGGACATTATGAGCACGAAAACGACTTTGGGTACGTTGGCAGAGTTAGTAGAAGGGAAGCTTTAG